The Lentimicrobiaceae bacterium genome contains a region encoding:
- the ispE gene encoding 4-(cytidine 5'-diphospho)-2-C-methyl-D-erythritol kinase has translation MLCFPNAKINLGLSVTGKRSDGFHNIETIFYPIPLCDILEVINSPDGTFTFTMSGLQIDGDPLSNLCVKAYQLLSNQFTIPAVKIHLHKVIPAGAGLGGGSSDGTFILKLLNNLFQLDINILDLQKYASILGSDCVFFIENKPALASGKGEVLQPCSVNLKKYHFVIVKPNVHITTVWAYSQITPQKPKFPVEAVVSLPIEKWKSMLFNDFEEPVIEKFPVIGEIKQALYSQGAIFAAMAGSGSAVYGIFKKQIQPQPLFPGCFVWSY, from the coding sequence ATGCTCTGTTTTCCAAATGCTAAAATAAACCTTGGTCTTTCCGTTACAGGAAAAAGAAGTGATGGCTTTCATAATATCGAAACCATTTTTTATCCCATCCCTCTTTGCGACATACTGGAGGTTATCAATTCGCCCGATGGTACTTTTACTTTTACCATGAGTGGTCTCCAAATTGATGGTGATCCTTTGTCCAACCTGTGTGTAAAGGCTTACCAACTGCTAAGCAATCAATTTACTATTCCTGCTGTAAAAATTCATCTCCATAAAGTTATACCTGCTGGCGCCGGCTTGGGTGGAGGTTCTTCTGACGGGACATTTATCCTTAAACTGTTAAACAATCTTTTTCAATTAGATATAAATATTCTTGATTTGCAAAAATATGCATCCATCTTAGGTAGCGATTGTGTGTTTTTTATTGAAAATAAACCAGCTTTAGCTTCCGGAAAGGGAGAAGTGTTGCAGCCCTGCTCTGTAAATCTTAAAAAATATCATTTTGTAATAGTGAAACCCAATGTTCATATTACTACCGTATGGGCGTACTCACAAATTACACCTCAAAAACCTAAATTTCCGGTAGAAGCAGTTGTTTCGTTGCCTATTGAAAAATGGAAGAGTATGCTTTTCAATGATTTTGAAGAACCTGTAATAGAAAAATTTCCTGTCATAGGCGAGATTAAACAAGCATTGTATAGCCAGGGTGCAATTTTTGCAGCCATGGCCGGAAGCGGTTCGGCGGTTTATGGTATTTTTAAAAAACAAATTCAACCGCAACCGTTGTTTCCTGGCTGTTTTGTATGGAGTTACTGA
- a CDS encoding LptF/LptG family permease, whose translation MKKLDIYIIKKFLGTFFYAISMLAVIIIIFDFSEKVDDFLERQAPVREIVFSYYLNFLPYFINLFSALFTFISVIFFTSKLAANTEIVAMLNSGISFNRLLRPYLISALTLSLLSFVLANFVIPHTNKRMLAFEKVYIKDPIRNKDINIHMQIDSVTYVFIESYNNQTNTGYRFSIEKINKSGLFYRLNSDLIRWDSIQKKWKIMNAYERKINGMNESFSYLGTYDTTLRVKPTDFSMSVHDLKTFTYEELREAIAREKLRGTKIVTQFELEKHKRIAFPFATIVLTIIGYALSSRKVRGGIGLHLGLGITISFTFILFMQIFSVFAAFGNMPPFIAVWIPNILFGILGLYLIKKAPK comes from the coding sequence ATGAAAAAACTTGATATATACATAATAAAGAAGTTTCTGGGCACTTTTTTCTATGCCATCAGTATGCTTGCCGTTATTATTATCATTTTCGATTTTTCTGAAAAGGTAGATGATTTTCTTGAAAGGCAGGCACCTGTGCGGGAGATAGTTTTTTCTTATTACCTGAATTTTCTGCCCTACTTTATCAATCTTTTCAGCGCACTTTTTACATTTATTTCGGTAATATTTTTTACCTCTAAACTGGCTGCCAATACTGAAATTGTTGCCATGTTGAACAGTGGTATCAGCTTTAACAGGTTGCTACGTCCCTACCTTATTTCGGCACTGACCCTGTCGTTGCTTTCGTTTGTACTTGCCAATTTTGTAATTCCACATACCAACAAGCGGATGCTTGCTTTTGAAAAAGTGTATATTAAAGATCCGATTCGCAATAAAGACATCAATATCCACATGCAGATTGACTCTGTAACATATGTATTTATAGAATCGTACAATAATCAAACCAATACCGGTTACCGCTTTTCCATTGAAAAAATCAACAAATCGGGCTTGTTTTACCGGTTGAATTCCGACTTAATCCGATGGGACAGTATCCAAAAGAAGTGGAAAATAATGAATGCATATGAGCGGAAAATAAATGGAATGAACGAATCGTTTTCGTACCTTGGCACTTATGATACTACCCTTAGGGTTAAACCTACCGACTTTTCGATGTCGGTGCACGATCTTAAAACCTTTACTTATGAAGAACTTCGCGAGGCAATTGCAAGAGAAAAGTTAAGAGGGACCAAAATTGTTACACAGTTTGAACTGGAAAAGCACAAACGAATTGCATTTCCTTTCGCTACAATTGTTTTGACTATCATTGGATATGCATTATCGAGCCGAAAGGTGAGAGGGGGTATAGGTTTGCATCTGGGGCTAGGTATTACAATCAGTTTTACCTTTATTTTATTTATGCAGATTTTTTCTGTTTTTGCCGCATTTGGTAATATGCCACCATTTATAGCAGTCTGGATTCCGAATATACTCTTCGGAATCTTGGGGTTATACCTGATTAAGAAAGCTCCCAAATAA
- the tgt gene encoding tRNA guanosine(34) transglycosylase Tgt: protein MAFTIQYTDNKTSARTGILTTAHGTIETPIFMPVGTAGAVKAVHHKNLKDDIHAQIILGNTYHLYLRPGISVLTKAGGLHRFSGWDKPILTDSGGYQVYSLAHRRKLNPEGVVFQSHIDGSRHHFTPEYVIDIQRAIGADIMMAFDECTPFPCDREYAEKSLEITHQWLGRCMQRYNETQCSYGYHQELFPIVQGSVYRDLRKFSAETIASYPSGGYAIGGLSVGEPAEVMYEMTELVCGILPREKPRYLMGVGTPVNILENIALGIDMFDCVMPTRNGRNGMIFTAQGIINIRNEKWKNDFSLLDEEDTCFVDRQYSKAYLRHLFISNEMNGPMIVSMHNLAFYLWLMKQARLHIAEGTFASWKTVMIKQLSTRL, encoded by the coding sequence TTGGCATTTACCATCCAATATACTGATAACAAAACTTCTGCCCGAACAGGGATACTTACAACAGCACACGGGACCATTGAAACCCCCATTTTTATGCCAGTAGGCACAGCCGGTGCCGTTAAAGCTGTCCATCATAAAAACCTGAAAGATGATATTCATGCGCAAATCATACTGGGAAATACCTACCATCTTTACCTCCGACCGGGGATTTCTGTACTAACGAAAGCCGGCGGTTTGCATCGTTTTTCCGGCTGGGATAAACCAATTCTTACCGATAGTGGTGGTTATCAGGTATATTCGCTTGCACATCGCCGTAAACTTAACCCTGAAGGAGTGGTTTTCCAGTCTCATATTGATGGTTCGAGACATCATTTTACTCCAGAATACGTGATTGACATCCAGCGTGCAATAGGAGCCGACATCATGATGGCTTTCGACGAATGCACACCATTTCCCTGCGATAGGGAATATGCCGAAAAATCGCTTGAAATTACTCATCAATGGCTCGGAAGGTGTATGCAACGCTACAACGAAACTCAGTGCAGTTATGGCTACCATCAAGAATTATTTCCTATAGTTCAGGGTAGTGTGTATCGTGATTTGCGGAAATTTTCGGCAGAAACCATTGCTTCTTACCCTTCCGGCGGTTATGCCATAGGCGGTCTTTCAGTAGGCGAACCTGCTGAAGTGATGTACGAAATGACGGAATTAGTTTGCGGAATTTTACCCCGTGAAAAACCCCGCTACCTGATGGGTGTGGGTACTCCGGTAAATATTTTAGAAAATATTGCTTTAGGTATTGATATGTTTGACTGTGTGATGCCTACACGTAATGGGCGTAATGGCATGATTTTTACAGCACAAGGTATCATCAACATCAGGAATGAAAAATGGAAAAATGATTTTTCACTGCTCGATGAAGAAGATACCTGCTTTGTTGACAGGCAATATTCAAAAGCTTATCTCCGGCATCTTTTTATTTCAAACGAGATGAACGGTCCGATGATAGTTAGTATGCATAATCTTGCTTTTTATCTCTGGCTGATGAAGCAGGCAAGATTACACATTGCTGAAGGTACTTTTGCCAGTTGGAAAACGGTAATGATTAAACAATTATCCACCCGATTATAA
- a CDS encoding glycosyltransferase — translation MLFDIELSDPLVMGIALVFSFSFLVQLFYYWFFFSRLAFHRQKPFQSTDHQVSVVICARNEYYNLERNLPIILEQDYPDFEVVVVNDCSDDDTFYLLNDMAEKYKNLKIVNINQTLNFFSGKKFPLSIGIKSAKNELLLLTDADCNPRSRQWIRQMQSQFDNKTEIVLGYGGYECIKGLLNKLIRYDTLQVAMQYLSLAKAGLPYMGVGRNLAYRKSLFYKNNGFISHYRIQSGDDDLFINRVAHRKNTRVEVSLHSHTISVAKTSFRDWMRQKKRHLSTGRYYKTRHKIVLGLFSSTRFLFFLTLAWLLCSGFNYYVVLLALLLRMISQLIITRHCMKQLSEKQFLFLTPIFEIFLFFTNATAGFLTIFSRKQVWK, via the coding sequence ATGCTGTTTGATATTGAATTGTCAGATCCCTTGGTTATGGGCATTGCCCTTGTTTTTTCGTTTTCCTTTTTAGTACAATTGTTTTATTACTGGTTTTTTTTCAGCAGGCTGGCATTTCATCGCCAAAAACCTTTCCAATCTACTGACCATCAGGTATCTGTGGTTATCTGTGCAAGAAACGAATATTATAATCTCGAACGCAATTTGCCGATAATTCTCGAACAGGATTATCCCGATTTTGAAGTTGTTGTGGTAAACGACTGTTCCGATGACGATACTTTTTACCTGCTGAACGACATGGCTGAAAAGTACAAAAATCTTAAGATAGTTAATATTAATCAAACTCTTAACTTCTTTTCTGGAAAAAAATTCCCTCTTTCTATCGGAATCAAATCGGCAAAAAATGAACTGCTCCTGCTCACAGATGCCGACTGCAATCCCAGAAGTCGGCAGTGGATACGGCAAATGCAAAGCCAATTCGATAATAAAACGGAAATAGTGCTGGGATATGGCGGTTATGAATGTATTAAAGGACTACTCAATAAATTAATCCGTTATGACACCCTGCAGGTTGCCATGCAATACCTTTCACTGGCAAAGGCAGGCTTACCCTATATGGGTGTCGGCAGAAATCTTGCGTATCGCAAATCGCTTTTCTATAAAAACAATGGATTTATCTCTCACTACCGCATACAGTCGGGCGACGACGACCTTTTTATAAATCGTGTTGCTCATCGCAAAAATACCCGCGTGGAAGTATCGTTGCACAGTCACACGATTTCTGTAGCCAAAACATCATTTCGTGACTGGATGCGGCAAAAAAAACGCCACTTGAGTACCGGAAGATATTATAAAACTCGCCATAAAATAGTGCTCGGACTATTTTCGTCAACACGTTTTCTGTTTTTTCTTACTCTCGCCTGGCTTTTGTGTTCAGGGTTCAATTATTATGTAGTTTTACTTGCCTTGTTGCTTCGCATGATTTCACAATTGATAATAACCCGACATTGCATGAAACAACTTTCGGAAAAGCAATTTCTTTTTCTTACACCAATTTTCGAAATATTTTTATTCTTTACCAACGCAACGGCAGGTTTCTTGACAATTTTCAGCAGGAAACAGGTTTGGAAATAG
- a CDS encoding DUF2490 domain-containing protein, producing MNKFIKIFIVITFFICRLHTLAQVNDAGAWMSINIEKSIFSDLSATFTEELRLNENCTEAGTILSDLGLAYKINKNIKISANYRFSNKRRLDDSYNNRHRYYFDIILKEKMKPIVFSVRSRFQSQYTDYNSSPDGRMPANYIREKATIKIDLDKKYTPYFYTEVYFRLNNVQYEQFNRIRYSGGFEYSFNRLHTIDIFYLIQKEYNKPNPRTDYIMGIGYFLYL from the coding sequence ATGAATAAATTTATTAAAATATTTATTGTAATTACTTTTTTTATTTGTAGATTACATACGCTGGCACAAGTAAATGATGCCGGAGCCTGGATGAGTATAAATATTGAGAAAAGTATTTTTTCCGATTTATCAGCCACATTTACTGAAGAACTTCGCTTAAATGAAAATTGTACTGAAGCCGGAACAATACTCAGCGACCTGGGGTTGGCTTATAAAATAAATAAAAATATTAAGATATCTGCAAATTATCGCTTTTCAAATAAAAGAAGGCTTGATGATTCCTATAATAACAGGCATAGATATTATTTTGATATAATATTAAAAGAAAAAATGAAGCCTATTGTTTTTTCTGTCAGATCGAGATTCCAGTCACAATATACCGATTACAATTCTTCTCCAGATGGAAGGATGCCTGCTAATTATATCAGGGAGAAAGCTACTATAAAAATTGATCTTGATAAAAAATATACACCTTATTTTTATACTGAAGTATATTTCCGGTTAAATAATGTCCAATACGAACAATTTAACAGAATACGGTATAGCGGGGGCTTTGAGTACAGTTTCAATCGTTTGCATACAATAGATATTTTTTATCTTATACAGAAAGAATATAACAAGCCCAATCCCCGTACAGATTATATAATGGGTATTGGATATTTTCTGTATTTGTAA
- a CDS encoding DUF4956 domain-containing protein has product MIRIKTIATLVLFLFLCIPGRVSIAQQTVDEEIHSLETSVTDKKTDKKKVKDIIEIDNTFYINLAINVVAVLIIITLIYYPNNRKKDYIFTYFIFNIIIFLLTYVLNEVKISMGAAFGLFAVFSMLRYRTDGISMKDMTYLFIFIATGLLNAIRLELQETGIINAIIVASTFILDGNVFIKRELTKNVQYDNIELIKPEQHEALMEDLKKRTGLNIHRIAINKLDFLKDTANIRIYYYE; this is encoded by the coding sequence ATGATACGAATTAAAACCATTGCTACATTAGTCCTGTTTCTTTTTCTTTGTATCCCAGGACGTGTAAGCATTGCACAGCAAACAGTAGATGAAGAAATACACAGTTTAGAAACTTCAGTAACAGATAAAAAAACTGATAAGAAAAAAGTAAAAGATATAATAGAAATAGATAATACATTTTATATAAACCTTGCTATTAATGTAGTCGCAGTTTTAATAATAATAACTTTAATATATTATCCAAATAATAGGAAAAAAGATTATATATTTACATACTTTATTTTTAATATTATAATTTTTTTATTAACTTATGTGCTAAATGAGGTCAAAATTTCAATGGGGGCGGCATTCGGATTGTTTGCTGTTTTTTCCATGCTCCGATACCGTACCGATGGAATTTCGATGAAGGACATGACCTACCTTTTTATTTTCATCGCTACCGGTTTGCTGAATGCAATACGACTTGAATTACAGGAAACCGGAATCATTAATGCAATTATTGTAGCCAGCACATTTATTCTGGATGGAAATGTATTTATCAAAAGAGAACTTACAAAAAATGTTCAATATGATAATATTGAATTAATTAAACCGGAACAACATGAAGCACTGATGGAAGACCTGAAAAAACGGACTGGGCTTAACATACATCGAATAGCTATAAATAAACTTGATTTTTTAAAGGATACGGCTAATATTCGTATTTACTATTATGAATAA
- a CDS encoding polyphosphate polymerase domain-containing protein produces the protein MDAVKNIVNQFSSITLEEMDTVKLLDRIDTKYIFNINQLPELLTMIQNQYRVLEINGTRLCRYETLYFDTSDYRLYLQHHNGKMNRYKVRIRRYVDADTRFFEIKLKNNKGRTIKNRIKRSENSSEELNGKTREWLNAKIPGLADRLRPVLWVLYSRITLINKNSPERLTIDIGLHYKNKEKTKSYPELVIAEVKQSKSAVSPFIQIMHQHHIQKKGISKYCFGIICTNNTVKINNFKEKIAYINKYYHDTN, from the coding sequence ATGGATGCTGTAAAAAATATTGTTAATCAATTCTCATCTATTACACTTGAAGAAATGGATACCGTAAAGCTTCTCGACAGGATTGATACAAAATATATATTTAATATCAATCAGTTGCCAGAGTTACTGACCATGATTCAAAACCAATACAGGGTGTTGGAAATAAATGGAACAAGGCTTTGCAGGTATGAAACGCTTTATTTCGATACAAGTGACTACCGCCTATATTTGCAGCACCATAATGGGAAAATGAACCGTTACAAGGTGCGTATAAGGAGATATGTAGATGCTGATACACGTTTTTTTGAAATAAAGTTGAAAAACAATAAAGGCAGAACAATAAAAAACAGGATAAAAAGATCCGAAAATAGTAGTGAAGAACTGAATGGAAAAACCAGAGAATGGCTTAATGCTAAAATCCCCGGACTGGCAGATAGGTTACGCCCGGTTTTATGGGTACTGTATTCCCGGATTACGCTGATAAATAAAAATTCTCCTGAAAGATTGACCATTGATATAGGTTTGCACTATAAAAACAAAGAAAAAACAAAATCTTATCCTGAATTAGTTATTGCAGAAGTAAAACAATCAAAATCTGCAGTTTCACCTTTTATTCAGATAATGCATCAACATCATATACAAAAAAAAGGTATAAGTAAATATTGTTTTGGCATTATTTGTACTAATAACACTGTTAAAATTAATAATTTTAAAGAAAAAATAGCATATATAAATAAATATTATCATGATACGAATTAA
- a CDS encoding nucleotide pyrophosphohydrolase produces MTLEQAQNMVDQWIAITGVRYFNELTNMALLTEEVGEVARIIARRFGEQSNKLSDNNLDLADELADVLFVLICLANQTEINLTEAFQKNLEKKTLRDARRHKENLKLQR; encoded by the coding sequence ATGACTTTAGAACAAGCACAGAATATGGTTGACCAATGGATTGCCATAACGGGTGTCCGCTATTTTAACGAACTTACTAATATGGCTCTTCTTACTGAAGAAGTAGGAGAAGTTGCAAGAATAATTGCCCGCCGTTTTGGAGAGCAATCCAATAAGCTTTCTGATAATAACCTCGATCTTGCCGATGAATTAGCTGACGTGTTGTTTGTTTTAATCTGCCTTGCTAACCAAACGGAAATAAACCTAACGGAGGCTTTCCAAAAGAACCTTGAAAAGAAAACTCTTCGCGATGCCCGTCGCCATAAAGAAAATCTAAAATTACAAAGATAA
- a CDS encoding response regulator transcription factor — MPRKYRILLAEDDPNLSSVLADYFELLGYDCNVAPDGESGIHLFNKQQFDLCVLDVMMPRKDGFTLACEIREKDKTTPIIFLTAKGLEEDRIKGFRLGCDDYIIKPFSSEELSLRIEAVLRRCYIPKEENIRNIFPIGIYAFDIQNRILDNGVKKQKLTHKEASLLQLLCENKNTLVTRENALKKIWGSNDYFLGRSMDVFIARLRKYLKEDSSINLITMHGIGFLLEIPENNLSI, encoded by the coding sequence ATCCCCCGGAAATATAGAATTTTACTTGCCGAAGACGATCCTAACCTCAGTTCGGTTCTTGCCGATTATTTTGAATTGCTTGGATATGATTGTAACGTGGCTCCTGACGGAGAAAGCGGAATACATTTGTTTAACAAACAGCAATTTGATCTCTGTGTACTGGATGTGATGATGCCTCGGAAAGATGGCTTTACACTTGCCTGTGAAATCAGAGAAAAGGATAAAACTACCCCTATAATTTTTCTTACAGCCAAAGGGCTGGAGGAAGACAGGATAAAAGGTTTCCGCTTAGGTTGCGACGATTATATCATCAAACCCTTTAGTAGCGAAGAACTGAGTCTGAGGATAGAAGCTGTTTTAAGACGTTGTTACATTCCTAAAGAAGAAAACATTAGAAATATTTTTCCAATAGGTATATATGCTTTTGATATACAGAACCGTATTTTGGATAACGGAGTAAAGAAGCAGAAACTCACGCATAAAGAAGCATCTCTGTTGCAACTATTGTGTGAAAACAAAAATACACTGGTAACTCGTGAAAACGCCCTGAAAAAAATCTGGGGTTCCAATGATTATTTTCTGGGAAGGAGTATGGATGTTTTTATTGCCCGTTTGCGCAAGTACCTGAAAGAAGATAGCTCCATAAATCTTATCACCATGCATGGAATAGGATTTTTGCTCGAAATACCCGAAAATAATCTTTCAATATGA
- a CDS encoding HAMP domain-containing histidine kinase, translating to MNAHIKKRAVNYIIIITSIALSGMVFTQSYWVKNALKLKEEQFNSRVKIAIKTVANRIFIHQCNNEVGSSVNDRLFSCNLQHHNILKIVSPKLLNSLISDEFTCMRISRDYEYGIFVKNTGHFILGNYKNHQAELLKSPHNVSLTCLYKTDALILAVYFPQERNIILHSIAFWLILSVIFLLVLVVGFSVTVLSLVKQKKLADIKTDFVNNMTHEFKTPIATVSLASEMLLKPAIIESDEKIQRYARIIYDENLRLKNQVEHVLQVALLEKGEFTLIFSEVDIHKLLVTVIGNFGLRIKERDGIIHFQPHAQHFIIRADSHHLENILYNLLDNAEKYSPLAPEITVITENNAKGILITIEDKGVGISPEYHKHVFKKLFRVPTGNLHDVKGFGLGLYYVQTIVETHGGYVTLRSEIRKGSRFTIFFPFESNFDKKQ from the coding sequence ATGAATGCGCATATTAAAAAAAGGGCGGTTAATTATATCATTATAATTACGAGTATAGCATTGTCAGGAATGGTTTTTACCCAATCGTACTGGGTAAAAAATGCTTTAAAACTTAAAGAAGAACAATTCAACAGCCGGGTAAAGATTGCAATTAAGACGGTAGCCAATAGGATTTTCATTCATCAGTGTAATAATGAAGTAGGAAGTTCCGTAAATGACCGTTTATTTTCTTGTAATTTGCAACACCATAATATTTTGAAAATAGTAAGCCCTAAATTGCTTAATTCTCTCATCAGCGATGAATTTACCTGTATGCGGATTAGTAGGGATTACGAATATGGAATTTTTGTAAAAAATACCGGACATTTTATATTGGGTAATTATAAAAACCATCAGGCAGAGCTTCTCAAAAGTCCACATAATGTATCTCTTACCTGTTTGTATAAGACTGATGCATTAATTTTGGCAGTGTATTTTCCCCAGGAGCGAAACATCATTTTGCATAGCATTGCTTTCTGGCTTATTTTGTCGGTGATTTTTCTGCTTGTTTTAGTCGTTGGATTTTCGGTTACTGTACTTTCACTCGTAAAGCAAAAGAAACTTGCGGATATTAAAACGGATTTTGTGAACAATATGACGCACGAATTTAAAACGCCTATTGCTACAGTTTCATTGGCAAGCGAAATGCTGCTGAAACCTGCAATAATAGAGTCGGATGAAAAAATACAACGATATGCCCGTATTATATACGATGAAAATCTACGATTGAAAAACCAGGTGGAGCATGTATTACAAGTTGCCCTACTCGAAAAAGGTGAATTTACGCTTATATTTTCTGAAGTAGATATTCATAAGTTACTTGTAACTGTTATCGGCAACTTTGGGCTAAGAATAAAAGAACGCGACGGGATAATACATTTTCAACCGCATGCTCAACACTTTATAATCAGAGCCGATAGCCATCACCTGGAAAATATTTTGTATAACCTACTCGACAATGCAGAGAAATATTCACCTCTTGCACCCGAAATTACTGTAATTACTGAAAATAATGCCAAAGGAATTCTTATTACAATTGAAGACAAGGGGGTAGGTATCAGCCCTGAATACCATAAACATGTTTTCAAAAAATTATTCCGGGTTCCCACGGGTAATCTCCACGATGTTAAAGGCTTCGGATTGGGTTTGTATTACGTGCAAACCATAGTTGAAACCCATGGCGGATATGTTACGCTCAGGAGCGAAATCAGGAAAGGCAGCAGGTTTACCATTTTTTTCCCTTTTGAATCTAATTTTGATAAAAAGCAATGA
- a CDS encoding thioesterase family protein: MEFTIPENLKNTIETTVDFEKTATRYDSGLAEVFATPALIAIMEQCAHEAVQAFLPEGFITVGTEVNIKHLKATAVGQKVTCYATLVNRDRRELFFDVEAYDETGLIGKGNHARFIVNKEHFMQKIS, translated from the coding sequence ATGGAATTCACTATCCCTGAAAACCTGAAAAATACGATTGAGACTACGGTTGATTTTGAAAAAACGGCTACACGCTATGACAGCGGTCTTGCCGAAGTATTTGCCACGCCGGCTCTCATTGCCATTATGGAACAATGTGCCCACGAAGCCGTGCAGGCTTTTTTACCGGAAGGTTTTATTACCGTAGGTACAGAAGTGAATATTAAACATTTGAAAGCAACTGCTGTAGGTCAAAAAGTTACCTGCTATGCCACCCTTGTCAACCGCGACCGGAGAGAGTTGTTTTTTGACGTCGAGGCATACGATGAAACGGGACTAATCGGGAAAGGCAACCATGCGCGGTTTATTGTGAATAAGGAACATTTCATGCAGAAAATTTCCTAA
- a CDS encoding PhzF family phenazine biosynthesis protein: MKIPFFITDVFTNAPYSGNPLATFFDADKLTDTEMQNRAREINFSETTFVYQGGSVNDGFTVRIFTPKAEIEFAGHPTLGTAYLINKHLVKQSAKQIILHLKTGDIKVDFQDDELWMQQKQPVFGKQVNFELLATTLGLDDNDFDTNFPAEEVSTGLPFTIVALKNKKALAKATVNIDAYNELFIKQVHAKGILIFCPESHAPDQQLATRVFVHYLGIPEDPATGSGSGCLGAWLVKNRYSNTSAIDIRIGQGYEMGRPSQLAVKAVQTDSGIDVRVGGKVYPVAKGWW, encoded by the coding sequence ATGAAAATACCTTTTTTTATTACGGATGTTTTTACAAATGCCCCGTATTCCGGTAACCCGTTGGCTACTTTTTTCGATGCAGACAAATTAACGGATACGGAAATGCAAAACCGTGCAAGAGAAATTAATTTTTCAGAAACAACATTTGTATATCAGGGAGGTAGTGTAAATGATGGCTTTACGGTAAGAATATTTACTCCTAAAGCGGAAATAGAATTTGCTGGGCATCCAACACTGGGAACGGCTTACCTGATAAACAAGCATTTAGTTAAGCAATCTGCTAAACAAATAATATTACATTTAAAAACTGGCGATATCAAAGTAGATTTTCAGGATGATGAATTATGGATGCAGCAAAAACAGCCAGTTTTTGGGAAACAGGTAAATTTTGAATTGCTGGCTACAACTCTTGGGCTCGACGATAACGATTTTGACACAAATTTTCCTGCAGAAGAGGTTTCTACCGGATTGCCTTTTACCATCGTTGCACTGAAAAATAAAAAGGCTTTGGCTAAAGCTACTGTAAATATTGATGCTTATAATGAACTATTTATAAAACAAGTTCATGCTAAGGGTATTTTAATTTTTTGTCCCGAAAGCCATGCTCCCGATCAGCAGTTGGCTACTCGGGTATTCGTACATTACCTTGGAATACCTGAAGATCCTGCTACAGGCAGTGGCAGTGGGTGTTTAGGTGCCTGGTTGGTAAAAAACCGGTATTCCAACACTTCTGCTATTGATATTCGTATCGGGCAGGGTTATGAAATGGGACGTCCGTCGCAATTGGCAGTAAAAGCAGTACAAACGGATTCCGGTATAGATGTTCGGGTGGGAGGTAAGGTGTATCCTGTTGCAAAGGGCTGGTGGTAA
- a CDS encoding DUF3795 domain-containing protein, which produces MKNVVKDKSLVAFCGLYCGACKKYLTDKCPGCIENDKAGWCSVRSCCMNNGYNSCADCREYTNAMDCKKFNNFISKIFGFLFNSDRNACIETIKKVGYDSFVTLMVENEWQTIKKK; this is translated from the coding sequence ATGAAAAACGTTGTTAAAGACAAAAGCCTTGTTGCTTTTTGCGGATTATATTGCGGAGCATGTAAAAAATATTTAACGGACAAATGTCCCGGTTGCATTGAAAATGATAAAGCCGGATGGTGTTCTGTACGAAGCTGTTGTATGAACAATGGTTACAACAGTTGTGCCGATTGCAGGGAATATACAAATGCAATGGATTGTAAAAAGTTTAATAATTTCATTTCGAAGATATTTGGTTTTTTATTCAATTCCGACCGAAATGCCTGTATTGAAACTATAAAAAAGGTAGGCTACGATAGCTTTGTAACTTTGATGGTAGAAAACGAATGGCAAACAATAAAAAAGAAATGA